In one window of Rhodobium gokarnense DNA:
- the mtgA gene encoding monofunctional biosynthetic peptidoglycan transglycosylase, with product MRLKPTRRLLKRIVLVVAVLVLLPFLLIPLYRFVNPPASTLMLRDWVTGGSVARQWVALDDISPNLVRAVVMSEDARFCEHDGIDWEEVQNALEDAEDGKPRGASTLNMQLSKNLFLWSSRSYLRKVVEAPLALYMDVVLPKDRIVELYLNTVEWGPGVFGAEAAAQRYFKRPAAKLTRNQASLMAAALPNPIARNPASPGQGHARLARRIAGRAAKSGAYLECVLGKK from the coding sequence ATGCGACTGAAGCCCACACGCCGCCTCCTGAAACGCATTGTCCTCGTCGTCGCGGTCCTCGTCCTGCTGCCGTTCCTGCTGATCCCGCTCTACCGCTTCGTCAATCCGCCGGCCTCCACCCTGATGCTGCGCGACTGGGTGACCGGCGGCAGCGTCGCCCGCCAATGGGTGGCGCTCGACGACATCTCGCCGAACCTGGTGCGTGCCGTGGTGATGTCGGAGGACGCCCGCTTCTGCGAGCACGACGGCATCGACTGGGAAGAGGTCCAGAACGCCCTGGAAGACGCCGAGGACGGCAAACCGCGCGGTGCCTCCACCCTCAACATGCAGCTTTCCAAGAACCTCTTCCTGTGGTCCTCGCGCAGCTACCTGCGAAAGGTCGTGGAGGCGCCGCTGGCGCTCTACATGGACGTGGTCCTGCCCAAGGACCGCATCGTCGAGCTCTATCTCAACACGGTGGAATGGGGACCTGGCGTTTTCGGCGCCGAGGCCGCTGCCCAGCGCTATTTCAAGCGGCCGGCGGCAAAGCTCACCCGCAACCAGGCCTCGTTGATGGCCGCCGCCCTGCCGAACCCGATCGCCCGCAATCCGGCGAGCCCCGGCCAGGGCCATGCCCGCCTCGCCCGCCGCATCGCCGGCCGCGCCGCCAAGTCCGGCGCCTACCTGGAATGCGTCCTTGGAAAGAAATAG
- the rpmF gene encoding 50S ribosomal protein L32, with the protein MAVPKRKVTRMKRGFRRSDDALRQPTYVEDKESGELRRPHHIDLKTGMYRGRQILEPKEDI; encoded by the coding sequence ATGGCTGTCCCGAAGAGAAAAGTGACGCGGATGAAGCGCGGCTTCCGCCGCTCCGACGACGCGCTGCGCCAGCCGACCTATGTGGAAGACAAGGAGTCCGGCGAGCTGCGCCGGCCGCACCACATCGACCTGAAGACCGGCATGTATCGCGGCCGTCAGATCCTGGAGCCGAAGGAAGACATCTAA